From the Oceanidesulfovibrio indonesiensis genome, one window contains:
- a CDS encoding TetR/AcrR family transcriptional regulator, producing MQDEKLPRREREKRRHRRQMLAAALELFSKKGYHNVSMHEIAERAEFAIGTLYKFFKNKEHLYKALMMEKAAEYHHTLSGVLSREGDVLTILKDYISAKAGIFADDVATLRLYFAETRGASFNIKAGLDQDIRKLYDELVEQLASTLEKGIRKNVLRDLNPYYMAVALEGITNAFLFCWLEDPERHSYKANAPVISDMFLKGVMAE from the coding sequence ATGCAAGATGAGAAGCTCCCACGTCGGGAAAGAGAAAAACGCAGACATCGTCGGCAGATGCTTGCCGCTGCACTCGAGCTTTTCTCGAAGAAAGGATACCACAACGTATCCATGCACGAGATTGCAGAAAGAGCAGAGTTTGCCATCGGAACGCTTTACAAATTCTTCAAGAACAAGGAGCACCTCTACAAGGCCCTCATGATGGAAAAGGCAGCGGAATATCATCATACCCTGAGCGGAGTCCTTTCGAGGGAAGGTGACGTCCTGACTATTCTCAAAGACTACATTTCCGCTAAAGCGGGGATCTTTGCCGATGACGTTGCCACGTTGCGGCTCTATTTTGCTGAAACGCGGGGTGCGAGTTTCAACATCAAGGCCGGTCTCGATCAGGACATTCGCAAGCTTTATGACGAACTGGTAGAGCAACTGGCTTCGACACTGGAAAAAGGTATTCGCAAAAACGTGCTTCGCGATCTGAACCCCTACTATATGGCCGTGGCCCTGGAGGGAATCACCAACGCTTTTCTCTTCTGTTGGCTGGAAGATCCGGAACGGCATTCATACAAGGCGAATGCCCCGGTGATCAGTGACATGTTTCTCAAAGGGGTGATGGCCGAATGA
- a CDS encoding DUF5049 domain-containing protein: protein MKILIRSTRLSGEPIPGSGETLQAADCLEVVELMRGQTPFTASRAPRDYMTEVLSGIEGGPTQPLPEDAAAAAAEFLTRLARHGLIEFLPDDKASDPWPERFLEALETVRLSGRTNMLDHPEVTRLTAEMGYPEVAEWLTGHRREYAAFVLDGTRPLGKNFGGKEDPAPCADK, encoded by the coding sequence ATGAAAATTCTGATCCGCTCCACCCGGCTTTCCGGCGAACCGATCCCCGGCAGCGGGGAAACCCTGCAGGCCGCCGACTGCCTCGAAGTTGTCGAGTTGATGCGCGGCCAGACGCCGTTTACCGCCAGCCGAGCGCCCCGGGACTACATGACCGAGGTGCTCTCCGGCATCGAAGGCGGTCCGACCCAGCCGTTGCCGGAGGACGCCGCCGCTGCGGCCGCCGAGTTTCTCACCCGCCTGGCGCGGCACGGCCTGATCGAGTTCCTGCCCGACGACAAGGCCAGCGATCCCTGGCCGGAACGATTCCTCGAAGCCCTGGAAACGGTGCGGCTCTCCGGGCGCACCAACATGCTCGACCACCCGGAGGTGACCCGGCTGACCGCCGAGATGGGCTACCCAGAGGTGGCCGAGTGGCTGACGGGCCACCGGCGCGAGTACGCGGCCTTCGTCCTCGATGGGACAAGACCGCTCGGCAAGAACTTCGGCGGCAAGGAGGACCCGGCTCCATGTGCGGACAAGTAG
- a CDS encoding glucosamine 6-phosphate synthetase, producing MCGQVGIIFGRKRRRPDEQDYLREVFIRMLLHSEERGPHASGLAWLKIDGSHRIFKRPMRAHELVYEKPFQELLGQVDNETTILMGHTRWRTRGNEFNNRNNHPIRAGIVIGTHNGTIYNADYLFRRLGLPRFAEVDSELIFRLADRFAPEGPIDQEGLKKALALCRGQMSAVLASRLDPGTITVLKGNKPLCLRIHRQHRVVLYASEPAFIDFAVDFDPGWRELEVPPMTMLTIRHKDVRAIENSEFRFIPQERKGTLPEGVNA from the coding sequence ATGTGCGGACAAGTAGGCATCATCTTCGGCCGCAAGCGCAGACGGCCGGACGAGCAGGATTACCTGCGCGAGGTCTTCATCCGCATGCTGCTGCACAGCGAGGAGCGCGGCCCGCACGCCTCCGGTCTGGCCTGGCTCAAGATCGACGGCAGCCACCGGATCTTCAAGCGGCCGATGCGGGCGCACGAACTGGTCTACGAGAAGCCGTTCCAGGAGCTGCTCGGGCAGGTCGACAACGAGACCACCATCCTCATGGGCCACACCCGCTGGCGCACCCGGGGCAACGAGTTCAACAACCGCAACAACCATCCCATCCGGGCCGGGATCGTCATCGGTACCCACAACGGCACCATCTACAACGCCGATTATCTGTTCCGCCGTCTCGGGCTGCCGCGCTTCGCCGAAGTGGACAGCGAGCTGATCTTCCGCCTGGCCGACCGCTTCGCGCCCGAAGGCCCCATCGACCAGGAGGGCCTGAAGAAGGCGCTCGCCCTCTGTCGCGGCCAGATGAGCGCCGTGCTGGCCTCGCGGCTCGACCCCGGCACCATCACCGTGCTCAAGGGCAACAAACCGCTCTGCCTGCGCATCCACCGCCAGCACCGGGTGGTGCTCTACGCCTCGGAGCCAGCCTTCATCGACTTTGCCGTGGACTTTGATCCGGGCTGGCGCGAGCTGGAGGTGCCGCCCATGACCATGCTCACCATCCGCCACAAGGATGTGCGGGCCATCGAAAACAGCGAATTCCGCTTCATACCCCAGGAGCGCAAAGGGACACTGCCCGAAGGAGTGAATGCATGA
- a CDS encoding gamma-glutamylcyclotransferase family protein produces MNIGEPSKLNTNPEDSPETILRLFVYGTLKRGYWNHQRFCAQARSIEQAVVWGRLYHLHAGFPAIEVPEGLILARGSVDPLADARRQQEIGTPCFGRPTGDWNLIHGELVTFTDPQRDLPPIDRLEGFRPGGHSMYQRVMVAVLCGRTSIPAWTYWIPCPPYAERVASGQWLRP; encoded by the coding sequence ATGAACATTGGAGAACCATCAAAGCTGAACACAAATCCGGAAGACAGTCCCGAGACCATCCTCCGGCTCTTCGTCTACGGCACCCTGAAACGGGGCTATTGGAACCATCAGCGCTTCTGCGCCCAGGCCCGCAGCATCGAACAGGCCGTGGTCTGGGGCAGGCTCTACCATCTCCACGCCGGGTTCCCGGCCATCGAGGTGCCGGAAGGCCTGATCCTGGCCCGGGGCAGTGTTGATCCATTGGCCGACGCCCGCAGACAGCAGGAGATCGGCACGCCGTGCTTCGGACGCCCGACCGGCGACTGGAATCTGATCCACGGAGAGCTGGTGACCTTCACCGACCCGCAACGCGACCTGCCGCCCATCGACCGGCTGGAAGGCTTCCGGCCCGGCGGGCACAGCATGTACCAGCGGGTGATGGTGGCGGTGCTATGCGGTCGCACCTCGATTCCAGCCTGGACCTATTGGATTCCATGCCCGCCTTACGCGGAAAGAGTCGCCAGTGGCCAGTGGTTACGCCCGTGA
- a CDS encoding amidoligase family protein, which translates to MNLKEIHYGIEIETVKRTREQIAWAIHSVVGGTVRHVGIPSSYDPWEVEDLRGRVWKVVGDASLTSVPAHLRAEVVSPVLGYDDIPQLQEAVRAIRRAGGKINSQCGIHIHIDAAPFDGRHLGNLAKIIYKQEPLILHALGISRDRLNRYTRPVSDELIQRIEQHRPRTKDQLNRIWYGYHNRQPQHYDNSRYHGVNLHNIWYRGTVEFRWFEATLHAGRIKAYLQFCLAVAAKALNGRAASSRKRGFDPQSAKYDFRVFLLHLGLIGDEFKTARKHLMANMPGDAAFKNGRPKPEEVLPDETTTHTNEAGQVPGLTV; encoded by the coding sequence AACGCACCCGGGAACAGATCGCCTGGGCCATCCACTCGGTGGTGGGCGGCACGGTCCGCCATGTCGGCATCCCCAGCAGCTATGACCCCTGGGAGGTCGAGGACCTGCGCGGCCGCGTCTGGAAGGTGGTGGGGGACGCCTCCCTGACCAGCGTCCCGGCCCATCTGCGGGCCGAGGTGGTCAGCCCGGTGCTCGGCTACGACGACATCCCGCAACTGCAGGAGGCGGTCCGGGCCATCCGCCGCGCCGGAGGCAAGATCAACAGCCAGTGCGGCATCCACATCCATATCGACGCCGCGCCCTTCGACGGCAGGCACCTGGGTAACCTGGCCAAGATCATCTACAAGCAGGAGCCGCTGATCCTCCACGCCCTCGGCATCAGCCGCGACCGGCTCAACCGCTACACGCGGCCGGTGAGCGACGAGCTGATCCAGCGCATCGAACAGCATCGCCCCCGCACCAAGGACCAGCTCAACCGCATCTGGTACGGCTATCACAACCGCCAGCCCCAGCACTACGACAACAGCCGCTACCACGGGGTCAACCTGCACAACATCTGGTACCGGGGCACGGTGGAGTTCCGCTGGTTCGAGGCGACCCTCCACGCGGGACGGATCAAGGCCTACCTGCAGTTCTGCCTCGCCGTCGCCGCCAAGGCGCTCAACGGTCGGGCCGCCTCCAGCCGCAAGCGGGGCTTCGATCCCCAGAGCGCCAAGTACGACTTTCGAGTCTTCCTGCTCCACCTCGGCCTGATCGGCGACGAGTTTAAGACCGCCCGCAAGCATCTGATGGCCAACATGCCCGGCGACGCCGCCTTCAAGAACGGACGGCCTAAACCGGAGGAGGTCCTTCCGGACGAAACCACCACTCACACCAACGAGGCCGGGCAAGTTCCCGGCCTCACTGTTTAA